A window from Candidatus Nitrospira neomarina encodes these proteins:
- the ruvB gene encoding Holliday junction branch migration DNA helicase RuvB — protein sequence MDDRILTTHLIEEEQSLEGTLRPQRLTEYIGQERMKESLRVCIDAATGRGEALDHAIFYGPPGLGKTTIAHIIAKEMGGTIRSTSGLVLTHAGDLAAILANLQPRDVLFIDEIHRLPPAAEEVLYPAMEDYQIDLVIGQGPSLRTMKLDLPPFTLIGATTRAGSLTSPLRERFGLVYRLDYYLPEDLQIIIARSARLLGIHIEDEGAGEIASRARGTPRIANRLIKRVRDFAEVKAQGRITRSVAQEALQWLGVDQAGFDEMDRKILLTIIRKFKGGPVGIDALAAAVQEEKSTLEDVYEPFLLQSGYLDRTARGRQITSKGLQHFGENPNLFSIGI from the coding sequence ATGGACGACCGGATTCTTACCACCCATCTCATAGAAGAAGAACAAAGCCTTGAGGGGACTTTGAGACCTCAACGCTTAACGGAGTATATCGGCCAGGAGCGGATGAAAGAATCGCTTCGGGTTTGTATTGACGCCGCAACGGGTAGAGGAGAAGCCTTGGACCATGCCATTTTTTATGGACCTCCTGGGTTAGGCAAAACCACCATCGCACATATTATCGCCAAAGAAATGGGGGGCACGATTCGCTCTACTTCAGGGCTGGTACTTACCCACGCGGGCGACCTAGCCGCCATTTTAGCAAATCTTCAACCACGGGATGTTCTATTTATCGATGAAATTCACCGATTGCCTCCAGCGGCCGAAGAGGTATTGTATCCCGCGATGGAGGATTACCAGATTGATTTGGTGATTGGACAGGGCCCCTCCCTGCGCACCATGAAATTAGATCTCCCCCCTTTTACGCTCATTGGAGCCACGACACGTGCGGGCTCCCTCACCTCTCCTCTGCGAGAACGCTTTGGGCTTGTTTATCGTTTGGATTATTATCTGCCTGAAGATTTGCAGATCATCATTGCCCGCTCCGCTAGACTACTCGGAATCCATATTGAGGATGAAGGGGCGGGAGAAATTGCCAGCCGGGCTCGTGGGACTCCCCGTATTGCCAATCGATTAATCAAACGTGTGCGTGACTTTGCAGAAGTTAAGGCCCAAGGACGGATCACGAGATCTGTCGCACAGGAAGCCTTACAATGGTTAGGAGTCGATCAGGCAGGTTTTGATGAAATGGACCGCAAAATACTCTTGACCATAATTAGAAAATTTAAGGGAGGACCGGTTGGCATCGACGCATTGGCCGCAGCGGTCCAAGAAGAAAAGTCCACATTAGAAGATGTATACGAACCTTTTCTGCTTCAATCTGGGTATCTGGATCGAACGGCCCGAGGGCGACAAATCACCTCAAAAGGTTTGCAACATTTCGGAGAAAATCCGAATCTCTTTTCGATTGGGATCTGA